In Solea senegalensis isolate Sse05_10M linkage group LG6, IFAPA_SoseM_1, whole genome shotgun sequence, one genomic interval encodes:
- the helt gene encoding hairy and enhancer of split-related protein helt gives MASKMKDRKRTPISHKVIEKRRRDRINRCLNELGKTVPMALAKQNSGKLEKAEILEMTVQYLRALHSADFPRGREKGELLAEFANYFHYGYHECMKNLVHYLTTEDRAETKDIKYARILAFLQSKSRVITEPVFGSLPEPSEYLGQLHSSPEHQSHSPSDSVYQQSPPGHFSWHSSARSPGISYPTVPLSAHTQQHGGYLSPVQGLDHHYFNFIGHTHANTFSLHSAQHAM, from the exons ATGGCATCGAAGATGAAAGACAGAAAG AGAACTCCGATTTCTCACAAAGTCATTGAGAAACGGAGACGGGACCGTATTAACCGCTGCCTTAACGAACTGGGAAAAACGGTGCCAATGGCACTTGCAAAACAG aattCTGGAAAACTGGAGAAGGCTGAGATCTTAGAAATGACAGTGCAGTATCTGCGAGCTCTGCACTCAGCGGATTTCCCCCGTGGAAGAGAAAAAG GTGAACTTCTGGCTGAGTTTGCGAACTACTTCCATTACGGATACCACGAGTGTATGAAGAACCTGGTGCACTACTTGACCACAGAGGACAGAGCTGAAACCAAAGACATCAAGTACGCACGGATCCTCGCCTTCTTACAGTCAAAGTCCCGTGTGATCACCGAGCCTGTGTTCGGCTCGTTGCCAGAACCATCTGAATACCTCGGCCAGTTGCACTCGTCTCCGGAGCACCAGAGCCACAGTCCATCTGACTCCGTGTACCAGCAGAGTCCACCGGGACACTTCTCCTGGCACAGCTCGGCACGCAGCCCGGGCATCTCGTACCCAACCGTGCCACTCTCtgcgcacacacaacagcacgGTGGATATTTGTCACCGGTGCAGGGACTCGATCACCACTATTTCAACTTCATCGGGCACACGCACGCAAACACGTTTAGTTTGCACAGTGCGCAACACGCCATGTAA